One Styela clava chromosome 4, kaStyClav1.hap1.2, whole genome shotgun sequence genomic window, CATGCATCTGCGGCTATCGGAGTGTACATCTAAATGTTTCCGTCAGGCTGGAAGAGGGACCAATTAACATACATTATCCCCTTTCAATTGGTGCATACACCAAAGCTTCTTTATCACGGATTCAAAGAATATTTTGTGATAAGCCCAATCTTTGCAAGTATACCACATGACACTATTCTCAACGTATGCTCCTCTTATGAAAGAGAAATTAGGTTAGAAATTTGAGTTAAGGAAAAAGAAATTAGGCTGAAGACCTCCGTCCCACTTACAAAATAGAAATTGCTATGCTGTTGAAAGAGGAAGTAGGCTGAAGACCTCGGTgccacatataataaaaaaaagaaattgctATTTATAAGCATTTTATTATGCTACAAGTCACACCAAATCAAGGAATACACAAGGGAAAAAGCTAATggcatcaatacaatcaaaagaACTCCTCAAAAATTCAAACGAAAGAAATATCTTCACCACACCTCGTTCAAATCTCGTTACACAAAGCATCTTCATTCAAAATCAGCATACACATGGAAAAAGTTTATCTGTTTGAAGTGGCTTttcgacaaaacatgaaatCATTATCTTTAAACTACAGGTCCCAGTAAAATAAATCTGATGTTGCCAGATTgaaatagaaataataaaacacacAAATGCAGAcctcaaaaattaatttagtcCAAAATTTTGTATAGTACTTTCCCGGTTGTCATTTGAAATCATAACTGGTTTTTATACATGCTTTCGAATTGCTGGTACCACAAATGTAAACAATAGAATATTAGgtacataaaaatattaaacagaAGTTAATATATAACATAGTAGTCTGATATTGTATCAATATTAGGGATACAACAAAAACAGCATATTGATAGCAAAGTATAAATGGCCCGTTGGTCTAACAAAGTCAAATTTTCCAGTTAGGTTAAGAATGAAATCAGTGAATAATTAATCCTAGTTTTACACATTGGTAAACAGAAATGCTTTTATCATAAATTATCCATACCAGGGCACTTTGCAAGTGAAGATGCTATAAAATCAGAATATTACATTTTACAGTATGTTAATAAAACTGGCATCTTGTTTCGCATTGAATATGATGTTCCAGATCCAGATATATTAATAGCAGCAGCAAAGACAAAGTGACAATCATTTGTTGGATTACTTCAAACTTCATAAATGGAAAACAAATGTATATCATTATCAAGGTGCAACCTGAGTTTGGCCCATGATAACTCAAACTCTGAAACCATCTATTAGGTATTTCTGGCGAAAGTTATTAACAATTGttaagaatacaaataataatgatGTAAAATACAAGAATGAGGAGCTTTAAATGTCTTCAATATCAAAATCATCGTCTTCATCACCACCGTTTACGTTCTCCATATCTGccttttctttttgttttccTGCTTCTTCTTCACGCTTCAGTTGCTGCTCGGATTTGGACGTGTAAACAATTTCAacctgaataaatataaatcaaaaaagATTGAGAGAAGGTCGTTATACTGATTCAGTGTGCAAATCCAAATTAAAGACAAAGTGTATTGAAGCTTACACCTCTTCAAATACATAAAACTCAAAGAAATAAACGACCAGGTATAATTACCTCATCTTCTTCATCACTGGACTCTTCTTCTGCTTCCTTCAGCCACTTGATGAATGGGGCAGCCTTTTCATGTATGGCACGACTCAATTCCTTGGTAACATATTTCTTACTTGGTTTTTCTCCCCATTCTAACATGACCTCTTCGTCCACAATATCCAAGTCATAGAGTTCCTGGGTTTACAattatattacatttttatgGTTCTATACCAAATTCGAATTTCTGACCACGATAACAACACTGTTAGGCCACTGCACTGTCAGCAAAATTACCAGTCAACgtcaaatgttaaaaaaatgcaCAGAACAGTTCATAAAGATATACCCAGAAACCAGGTATCATACAAACcaataaaattttgtgtgcAATATATGGATTAGCGTACTAAATAAATGCTGgggaaattgatttgttttttttataaagaacAACAATTCACCCATATGCCCATAGATAAAAGTATTCATATTGCACAAAGTTTCTTGCCGAGACATCACAAATTATGCTCTCTCTATAAAGCATATCCAAAAAAAGTATTGATGGTTCCAGAATAAATTCGTTTGCCAATCAAAATATGATGGTACCTTGAGTATATGCATAACCTTTGGTAGAAGAACATCCTGATGCAACTCAATCATTTTCTCCACAGCTCCCATTAGAGATTTTTGAGCTTTCACATTTCCATGGCAGAGCtgaaaagtattcaaaaatgattaatcTCACATGCAACAACATGAAATATAACATTCATAAAGCAAATCAGTACACAGCCACTATATTAAGTGATGTAGTTGTAATACAACTTACTCTCAGGAAGTGATTCTTATAAGTTCTGATTTGTTCTCTCATGTTTTGGTTGAACAAGACTTCCACTAAAATAAGTGGTGCTTTGTTACGAATGTCCAGACGTTCAGACTCTGCAACTATCTCTTTGTCAGcctaaaaacaataaatataaaatcaatgtTAGCAAAAATATACCCAAATAGTGATGATATGGGTTGAGAGTCTTAGGATGTTCAGATTCGGCATGCGATTGCGAACACATTCATAATTATtctacttttttaaataaaatataatttgaattttttttctcattttgagcTATTTATTATAGTCTGACTGAAAATTAATCCAACTCCTGAAACCAGATAACTTTGCTACATTATACGCACTCTAGTTACCGGCAACATCGAAGTGTttgttcaaatttaatattaatagcCTACCTTCAAAATGGTTCCATCATCAACTCTTGTTTTGACAAGAGTATACAACAAATCAGCTCTTTCTGAGGGAGTTTTTTCCAGATCATCATTCAAGGTCATAACTTTTGCTCCACTTGTTATTTCTTGCATTCTTGCAGCAACTGCTTCGGCAGAAACATCGACAGCCCAGTCATCATCGTCATCATCcttcacattttgttttttctcCTAAAGTTTTGATTTCAGGTTTGTTAAAACTCACCCAGACATAAGAGAACGATAGGGCATCAAGTTTTAGTAAAATTCCTTACTCAATGCCAGTCAAATGTAATTGACATATTGTAATATCCATATCAAAAAGACATTCTTGTCTACGATTCCCTTTTTGGCAAATCATGTTTGTTTCACTCTTGTCTACACATTCCATTGGTCAGTACTTCAGCTTCACACAACTCCAATTTTAATACATGTATGTGATAAAGAGTACGACTAccaaagcaaaattttgaacatataatatttatatatgtagaTATCTGCACCAATTTATTGTGACAGACATATGAAAGAAAATAACAGCATCACATGCAAGTGTGAATTTGCATGAAAAACCTTTATGTATGTTTAAGTATGACTGCTTCCaagtaattatttaaaattggtGTCAATCAATACTTAGCATATAAAAGCATTGCGTGGCTACCTTCCTGCCAGCTGCAATTTATCAATTAATTGTTAAGGATATAAAACTTCCTGAATACATGAGGAATATCATCCAAGTACTTAGAAGGCTCGTGACAAATGACATGAAATAtcttttgcaaaaataaattaacaccCACATAGTTGGTGCATTGGCTTGGCCAGATTGTCATTGCTAGTTTAAGTTAAAGTGCCTAAGTGATTCTCTTTCAGCAAACCTTATTTTGCTTTGGATGCTTTCCATTCTGTTGCTTATGGTTGTGGTTGTTATGGTTGGTATCTTCTTCACTGGAATGTTCTTTTGACTCCCGctcctaaaaataaatataaatcaatcatAAGAAAATTGGTGCAtcagtaatatgctttattGCTTGAGTTCAGGAGAGTTTATTATTACAGAAATAGAACTCTGACAAATAATATGATCTTTTTTGTTTGCCTTGCGTAAATATTACTTCAAATGTATTTTAATCACTTCCGACATGCTTTTGACAAAAGGAAATACAATTCAAACATGaatcattaaaatttgaaatacacCATATTTGCATTGCATCAAAAATAAATCTTAAGAACACTGCAGGAGCATATAATTAAAGCACAAACATATTCATTACTCAAGGGTAAAAGTACCATAGTATTGACT contains:
- the LOC120326126 gene encoding eukaryotic translation initiation factor 5-like, which produces MALLNVNRDVKDQFYRYKMPSILAKVEGKGNGIKTVIVNMVDIAKALGRPPTYACKYFGCELGAQTQFDIKNDRYIVNGSHDAPKLQDLLDTFIKKYVLCQQCDNPETTLVVKKGTIGLICKACGDQSMADLRHKLCTYMIKNPPQSFGKENSGGTKTKKEQKKGRERESKEHSSEEDTNHNNHNHKQQNGKHPKQNKEKKQNVKDDDDDDWAVDVSAEAVAARMQEITSGAKVMTLNDDLEKTPSERADLLYTLVKTRVDDGTILKADKEIVAESERLDIRNKAPLILVEVLFNQNMREQIRTYKNHFLRLCHGNVKAQKSLMGAVEKMIELHQDVLLPKVMHILKELYDLDIVDEEVMLEWGEKPSKKYVTKELSRAIHEKAAPFIKWLKEAEEESSDEEDEVEIVYTSKSEQQLKREEEAGKQKEKADMENVNGGDEDDDFDIEDI